The following proteins are co-located in the uncultured Fibrobacter sp. genome:
- a CDS encoding MauE/DoxX family redox-associated membrane protein: MKKTVFSGILLAVASILVAIGVAEISFPESILTFTDQDWLIDLWPKAYRYNIQVGLGAIIVAMGLCFPAYRLQKDFAIRALETLLRIGIGGMFIFASIFKIQDPHQFAVLVAQYQFFPALHLENVNNFFALVYPQFELWFGLAMIFTPFVRESAFAIFWMFVSFIIALSWALGNDLGITCGCFELEDGDAHDKAEAWTSLIRDIILIWPTLWLATRKSRSLIKVWKK, translated from the coding sequence ATGAAGAAAACCGTTTTTTCTGGAATTCTCCTTGCGGTCGCCTCGATTCTTGTTGCCATTGGCGTCGCCGAAATTTCGTTCCCCGAATCTATACTCACGTTTACCGACCAGGACTGGCTTATTGATTTATGGCCGAAGGCCTACCGCTACAACATTCAGGTCGGGCTTGGCGCCATCATCGTCGCCATGGGCCTTTGCTTTCCGGCTTACCGCCTGCAAAAGGACTTCGCCATCCGCGCCCTCGAAACGCTCTTGCGAATCGGAATCGGCGGAATGTTCATTTTCGCAAGCATTTTCAAGATTCAGGACCCGCACCAGTTTGCGGTCCTCGTGGCGCAATACCAGTTTTTCCCGGCACTGCACCTCGAGAACGTGAACAATTTCTTTGCGCTCGTTTACCCGCAATTTGAGCTGTGGTTCGGACTCGCCATGATTTTCACCCCGTTCGTGCGCGAATCGGCATTCGCCATTTTCTGGATGTTCGTGAGTTTCATCATCGCACTCAGCTGGGCACTCGGCAACGACCTCGGCATTACCTGCGGGTGCTTTGAACTCGAAGACGGCGACGCCCACGACAAGGCCGAAGCCTGGACAAGCCTTATCCGAGACATCATCCTGATCTGGCCGACACTCTGGCTTGCTACCCGCAAGAGCCGCAGTCTGATTAAGGTGTGGAAGAAATAG
- a CDS encoding EAL domain-containing response regulator: MQAFKSRQNLMVVEHDEECQNALQSILEETYNITVVGNAQEALLLLMDSPSTYSLVLLEIDLPGMTSLEFLQQRSLNSSLSSIPVIVVTGEGSDDECYKLGADEFIRKPFKSHEVILTRCARIIDLYENKNLVSQTEKDKLSGLYTLDYFFEYLKQIIPLDMGSDRDAIVIDIEHFKLINEIYGRNVGDQILAQIGAYIQQMLTSLNAIACRAGADVFYIYSIHQDNYQELQTALQGMLAQVAKANNIRIRIGVWQYVERSTDPESWFDRAKSACDRISGNFTVSVALYNSGLHSKHLREEHLIRDIYEAIENKHLKVYYQPKYAIQGDKPHLRSAEALIRWIHPTLGFINPGDFIPLFESNGLIQMVDYYVWKEAAAQIRRWKDEYDFTVPVSVNVSRIDIYDPDLENKFCDILEQNKLSPKEYMIEITESAYSDNAQGLIDVLNSMRSKGFRIEMDDFGTGYSSLGMLTELPIDILKIDMSFVRNMEKNEKNKKMVELIIDIAKFLKVPCIAEGVETESQLRTLRKMGCDVIQGYFFSKPVPPEEFVKFIEK; the protein is encoded by the coding sequence TGATGGATTCCCCATCGACTTATTCGCTTGTACTGCTGGAAATCGACCTTCCTGGAATGACCAGCCTTGAATTTTTGCAGCAAAGGTCCCTGAACAGTTCCCTTAGCAGCATTCCTGTCATCGTCGTCACAGGTGAAGGTTCCGACGACGAATGTTACAAGCTGGGGGCGGACGAATTCATTCGAAAGCCATTCAAATCCCACGAAGTCATTCTCACCCGCTGCGCCCGCATCATTGACCTCTACGAAAACAAGAACCTCGTATCGCAAACCGAAAAAGACAAGCTTTCGGGACTTTACACGCTCGACTACTTCTTTGAATACTTGAAGCAGATTATTCCATTGGATATGGGTTCTGACCGCGATGCCATCGTCATCGACATCGAGCATTTCAAGCTCATCAACGAAATCTACGGGCGTAACGTCGGCGACCAGATTCTTGCACAGATAGGCGCATACATCCAGCAGATGCTTACCTCCCTGAACGCAATCGCCTGTCGAGCCGGAGCAGATGTCTTTTACATCTACAGCATTCACCAGGACAATTACCAAGAGCTTCAAACGGCACTTCAGGGAATGCTTGCCCAAGTCGCAAAGGCAAACAACATCCGCATCAGAATCGGCGTATGGCAATACGTAGAACGGAGTACGGACCCCGAATCTTGGTTCGACCGAGCGAAAAGCGCCTGCGACCGCATTAGCGGGAACTTCACGGTATCGGTCGCCCTCTACAACAGCGGCCTACACAGCAAGCACCTGCGCGAAGAACACCTGATCCGGGACATCTACGAGGCCATCGAAAACAAGCACCTGAAAGTTTACTACCAGCCCAAGTACGCCATTCAAGGCGACAAGCCGCATTTACGGTCGGCAGAAGCCCTTATCCGCTGGATTCATCCGACACTCGGCTTTATCAATCCCGGAGACTTCATTCCCCTTTTCGAATCGAACGGTCTCATTCAGATGGTAGATTACTACGTGTGGAAAGAAGCCGCCGCGCAAATTCGACGCTGGAAGGACGAATACGACTTTACCGTCCCCGTTTCGGTGAACGTATCCCGCATCGACATCTACGATCCCGACCTCGAAAACAAGTTCTGCGACATTCTGGAACAGAACAAGCTTTCGCCGAAGGAATACATGATCGAAATTACCGAAAGTGCCTATTCCGACAACGCCCAGGGACTCATCGATGTTCTCAACAGCATGCGCAGCAAGGGGTTCCGTATCGAAATGGATGACTTCGGCACAGGATACTCTTCGCTAGGGATGCTCACGGAACTTCCCATCGACATTCTGAAAATCGACATGTCCTTTGTCCGCAACATGGAAAAGAACGAAAAGAACAAGAAGATGGTCGAGCTGATTATCGACATTGCCAAGTTCCTAAAGGTTCCCTGCATTGCCGAAGGCGTCGAGACCGAATCGCAGCTGCGTACCTTACGGAAAATGGGCTGCGACGTCATCCAAGGGTATTTTTTCTCGAAACCGGTTCCGCCCGAGGAATTCGTGAAGTTCATCGAAAAATAA
- a CDS encoding glycosyltransferase, with amino-acid sequence MRKILFVCDKNECTSFGRLTLNLVKAVSGEFEAHVLWLKTPKFFGKVDASPDGGSQEQGYVSHEVWAKSLYTGYATFRSPLKRLVKKLQPDFVFFIRPELGFLVPVVRKQAKTVMFVHDTFAETLYPNSLKFKLLNLFYIRPTVKAAYFVYNSGWTRGQAADYFGPQMSQKPGTVIGCPIDSDLFNKPESVPTAAEKKLFLRKYGIRNFDGMCLNVSLDEPRKNIETFFEMARLRPFVAFVRVGKFSERLRAIVNEKKLYNVYHFSEFQAHELRDFYRHADLMVYPSLLEGFGLPPIEALACGTPAVGAATSAVKENLEGACPLIDPPTDAEAYARVLDRVLAGENVVDNEKAAALLDRCSMKSFSKRVIDFLKTINVTIN; translated from the coding sequence ATGCGAAAGATTCTTTTTGTTTGCGATAAGAACGAGTGTACCAGTTTTGGACGCTTGACCTTGAACTTGGTCAAGGCGGTATCGGGTGAATTTGAAGCTCATGTACTTTGGCTTAAAACGCCCAAGTTTTTTGGCAAAGTCGATGCGTCTCCCGATGGGGGCTCACAGGAACAGGGATATGTGTCGCACGAGGTCTGGGCAAAATCGCTCTATACGGGGTATGCGACTTTTCGCTCTCCACTAAAGAGACTTGTCAAGAAACTTCAGCCCGATTTCGTTTTCTTTATCCGTCCGGAACTCGGTTTCCTGGTGCCGGTAGTTCGGAAACAGGCGAAAACAGTCATGTTTGTCCATGATACTTTCGCCGAAACGTTGTACCCGAACTCGCTCAAGTTCAAACTGCTGAATCTGTTCTACATTCGTCCGACGGTCAAGGCTGCTTATTTTGTCTATAATTCCGGTTGGACGCGTGGGCAGGCGGCGGACTATTTTGGACCGCAGATGTCTCAGAAGCCGGGAACCGTTATCGGATGCCCTATAGACAGCGACTTGTTCAACAAGCCTGAATCCGTGCCGACTGCTGCAGAAAAGAAACTTTTTCTCCGCAAGTACGGTATCCGGAATTTCGATGGAATGTGCCTGAACGTAAGCCTCGACGAACCGCGCAAGAATATCGAAACCTTCTTTGAAATGGCTCGGCTGCGCCCGTTTGTGGCCTTTGTGCGCGTGGGCAAATTTTCGGAACGCCTGCGTGCAATCGTGAACGAGAAAAAACTCTACAACGTGTATCATTTTAGCGAGTTCCAGGCGCACGAGCTTCGTGACTTTTACCGTCATGCCGATTTGATGGTGTACCCTTCGCTACTCGAGGGTTTCGGGCTTCCGCCCATCGAAGCGCTTGCCTGCGGGACGCCTGCGGTGGGGGCGGCGACTTCGGCCGTCAAGGAAAATCTTGAAGGGGCGTGCCCCTTGATCGATCCTCCGACAGATGCCGAGGCTTATGCCCGCGTACTCGACCGTGTACTAGCCGGTGAAAACGTGGTCGACAACGAAAAAGCAGCCGCCCTTTTGGACCGCTGCTCCATGAAATCTTTCAGTAAACGCGTGATTGATTTCTTGAAAACTATAAACGTAACTATTAACTAG
- a CDS encoding glycosyltransferase, with translation MAKIGVVLATYNGEKYLSQMLDSLLAQTRPADFIVAVDDGSKDSTPEILKSYESRLPLRITILPQNTGHRAAFSKALEYARPELGENDLVALADQDDIWIPQKLEILENAIEKGDEHGTKPMLVFGDAQVIDASGKTVDKSWRAISGIQPRLSTEARIAGTNNVTGCLSLFRANLLQKVLPIPAAVGVHDAWIGLLAAQYGNIAPLEQPVVLYRLHGENSVGLGTPFSFDETCKRQIAWTDMLLEKSELLNLNPAQASFLKKLNRYWHKRASVPLLVTSLPFLIRFRTQVFPTPERRLKKILFSLLGAPAVHLLFGKNK, from the coding sequence ATGGCTAAAATCGGCGTAGTCCTAGCAACTTACAATGGCGAAAAGTATCTGTCGCAGATGCTCGATTCCCTGCTTGCGCAAACGCGCCCTGCCGATTTTATCGTTGCAGTCGATGACGGATCCAAGGATTCGACCCCCGAGATTCTGAAAAGCTACGAAAGCCGCCTGCCTCTTAGAATAACGATCCTGCCGCAGAACACGGGACATCGTGCAGCCTTTTCCAAGGCACTCGAATATGCTAGGCCTGAGCTTGGCGAAAACGACCTCGTCGCCCTAGCCGACCAAGACGACATCTGGATACCGCAGAAGCTCGAAATTCTCGAAAATGCAATCGAAAAGGGCGATGAACACGGAACAAAGCCCATGCTCGTTTTCGGGGATGCCCAGGTAATCGACGCAAGCGGAAAAACCGTAGACAAATCGTGGAGAGCCATTTCGGGCATACAGCCAAGGCTATCGACCGAAGCAAGAATCGCCGGCACAAACAACGTCACCGGCTGTCTTTCGCTTTTTAGGGCGAACCTGCTTCAAAAGGTTCTCCCCATTCCCGCCGCCGTCGGTGTTCACGACGCCTGGATTGGACTTTTGGCCGCCCAATACGGCAACATCGCCCCCCTCGAACAGCCGGTCGTCTTATACCGGTTGCACGGCGAAAACTCCGTCGGTCTTGGCACCCCATTTAGTTTCGACGAAACCTGCAAACGGCAAATCGCCTGGACCGACATGCTCCTTGAAAAAAGCGAACTGTTGAACCTGAACCCGGCTCAGGCAAGCTTTCTAAAAAAACTGAACCGCTACTGGCACAAAAGAGCGAGTGTGCCGTTGCTTGTAACATCGCTCCCCTTCTTGATTCGTTTCCGTACGCAGGTATTTCCTACTCCTGAACGCCGACTCAAGAAAATTCTCTTTTCGTTACTGGGCGCACCTGCAGTACACCTCCTCTTTGGGAAAAACAAATGA
- a CDS encoding glycoside hydrolase family 99-like domain-containing protein, translating into MKTIAFYLPQFHPIPENNRWWGEGFTEWFNVCRAKPLFKGHRQPRLPAELGFYDLRCDETRREQARMARQFGIDAFCYYHYWFNGKELLETPLQKMLADKECDIPFCLCWANETWSRAWDGKDREILIEQTYNRADDQNHARHLCEIFKDERYLKSQGKPVFIIYRVGKLDAPADFVKTLDEAAKNAGFSGVRVFAVRNFACDVSDEQLASYGIEDIVDFQPNNTEYPSRSALGKGIRLLQRKWNDLAKKIGLPEVYSVLRLNYADVARNALALYKNFSERHYPTVFPNWDNSPRRKAATIIQNDSPEDFAEWVHEASSILRKRPEEHQFLFVNAWNEWAESAHLEPDAKMGKAFLQAFKQGLDR; encoded by the coding sequence ATGAAAACCATCGCTTTCTACTTGCCGCAATTTCATCCGATTCCGGAAAACAACCGCTGGTGGGGCGAAGGTTTTACCGAGTGGTTTAACGTCTGCCGCGCAAAGCCGCTGTTTAAAGGGCACCGCCAACCGCGCCTTCCTGCAGAACTTGGTTTCTACGACCTCCGCTGCGACGAGACTCGCCGCGAGCAAGCCCGCATGGCACGCCAGTTCGGCATCGACGCCTTCTGCTATTACCATTACTGGTTCAACGGCAAGGAGCTCCTGGAAACCCCGCTCCAAAAGATGCTTGCGGACAAGGAATGCGACATACCCTTCTGCCTCTGCTGGGCAAACGAGACCTGGTCCAGGGCCTGGGACGGCAAGGACCGAGAAATCCTGATAGAGCAAACCTACAACCGAGCAGACGACCAGAATCACGCAAGGCACCTCTGCGAAATTTTCAAGGACGAGCGCTACCTCAAGTCCCAGGGAAAACCTGTTTTTATCATTTACCGCGTGGGCAAGCTCGACGCGCCCGCCGATTTCGTAAAGACTCTCGACGAAGCGGCGAAGAACGCAGGCTTTAGCGGCGTCCGCGTTTTTGCAGTCCGCAATTTCGCCTGCGACGTTTCCGATGAACAACTCGCCTCTTACGGAATCGAAGACATCGTAGACTTCCAGCCGAACAACACCGAATACCCGAGTAGGTCCGCCCTGGGAAAAGGAATCCGACTTTTACAGCGAAAGTGGAACGACCTCGCCAAAAAAATCGGGCTTCCCGAAGTCTACTCCGTTCTGCGCCTGAACTACGCAGATGTCGCCCGCAACGCCCTTGCGCTGTACAAGAACTTTAGCGAGCGCCACTATCCAACCGTTTTCCCGAACTGGGACAATTCCCCGAGAAGAAAGGCGGCAACCATAATCCAGAACGACAGCCCCGAAGATTTCGCCGAATGGGTACACGAAGCATCAAGCATTCTCCGCAAGCGTCCCGAAGAGCATCAGTTTCTCTTTGTGAACGCCTGGAACGAATGGGCGGAAAGTGCACACCTCGAACCCGACGCCAAGATGGGCAAGGCGTTTTTGCAAGCATTCAAGCAAGGACTTGACCGATGA